A single region of the Gemmata palustris genome encodes:
- a CDS encoding PHP-associated domain-containing protein, with product MKFDLHMHTARHSPDADSDPFELVSAAIEAGLDGIVITEHDFQWPEEELEELRKFAPQLVILAGLEVTGRGGDMLCYGLTNTSAVPKGIAWPELCREVHRQGGACVAAHPNRWGQPFEKILAEQKPELDGIEVMSNNMDPDLRARAAILLEKYPHFAQLGNSDSHQPYTVGCCCTDFDADIRTNADLVAAIRGKKGIAKVNDGHRT from the coding sequence ATGAAGTTCGACCTGCACATGCACACCGCGCGTCACTCGCCCGACGCCGATAGTGACCCTTTTGAACTGGTGAGCGCCGCGATCGAGGCCGGACTGGACGGAATCGTCATCACCGAACACGACTTCCAGTGGCCCGAGGAGGAATTGGAGGAGCTCCGCAAGTTCGCGCCGCAACTGGTCATCCTCGCCGGGCTCGAAGTGACCGGGCGCGGCGGTGACATGCTGTGCTACGGCCTCACCAACACGTCCGCGGTGCCAAAGGGGATCGCGTGGCCGGAACTGTGCCGCGAGGTTCACCGCCAGGGCGGGGCGTGCGTGGCCGCGCACCCCAACCGGTGGGGGCAGCCGTTCGAGAAGATCCTCGCGGAGCAGAAACCGGAGCTCGACGGCATCGAAGTCATGTCGAACAACATGGACCCGGACCTGCGCGCGCGGGCCGCGATACTGCTGGAGAAGTACCCTCACTTCGCCCAGCTCGGGAACAGCGATTCGCACCAGCCGTACACCGTCGGGTGTTGCTGCACGGATTTCGACGCGGACATCCGCACGAACGCGGACCTTGTGGCCGCGATTCGGGGAAAAAAGGGCATCGCAAAGGTGAACGATGGGCACCGAACGTGA
- a CDS encoding glycerate kinase type-2 family protein, giving the protein MSRERALAIWTAAVDAVRPEPLVRAALEVEPAIRSAPRILVVGAGKAGPGMAAGLEDALTDRLDRVEGLLNVPAGMTAPLKRIRLHPARPQGVNEPTAEGVAGAEEMLRLLQSAGPDDVAVCLLSGGGSALLPAPVEGVSLADKLAVTKLLHRCGATIDEMNCVRKHLSRVKGGRLAEAFRGKLLLALIVSDVVGDPLDVIASGPTAPDPTTFADALRVLRKYDLSTSAPSAVLHHLEAGARGEFPETLKSVPACVQNRVIGSNRVALDAAKRKAEELGYRVLDLGSFVEGETRHVATAVAGIVRSIKRDTAPIPAPACVLLGGETTVTLGAHAGKGGRNLEFVAALVAKLGAEMEGVTVLSGGTDGEDGPTDAAGAVADSATLAALAEQKITADDFVQRHDAYHLFERVGGLIRSGLTGTNVMDVRVILVR; this is encoded by the coding sequence ATGTCACGTGAACGCGCCCTCGCGATCTGGACCGCCGCGGTCGACGCCGTCCGCCCCGAGCCCCTCGTTCGCGCGGCGCTGGAAGTAGAACCCGCGATTCGCTCGGCGCCGCGCATTTTGGTCGTGGGTGCGGGGAAGGCCGGTCCCGGAATGGCAGCGGGTTTAGAAGACGCACTCACGGACCGGCTGGATCGTGTGGAAGGGCTGCTTAACGTCCCGGCCGGAATGACCGCGCCTCTCAAACGCATCCGGCTACACCCGGCGCGACCACAGGGGGTGAACGAACCGACCGCCGAGGGCGTCGCGGGCGCGGAGGAGATGTTGCGGCTCCTCCAGAGCGCGGGGCCGGACGACGTCGCGGTGTGCCTGCTCTCCGGCGGCGGGTCCGCGCTTCTTCCCGCGCCGGTGGAGGGTGTGTCGCTCGCGGACAAGCTCGCGGTCACGAAGCTGTTACACCGCTGCGGCGCCACCATTGATGAGATGAACTGCGTGCGCAAGCACCTGTCGCGCGTGAAGGGCGGGCGGCTCGCGGAGGCGTTTCGCGGGAAGTTGCTCCTGGCGCTCATCGTTTCGGACGTGGTGGGCGACCCGCTCGACGTGATCGCGTCCGGACCGACCGCGCCCGACCCGACCACGTTTGCGGACGCACTCCGAGTGCTGAGGAAGTACGACCTGAGCACTTCCGCGCCTTCCGCTGTGTTGCATCACCTCGAAGCCGGGGCGCGTGGCGAGTTCCCCGAAACGCTCAAGTCGGTCCCCGCCTGCGTGCAGAATCGCGTGATCGGGAGCAACCGCGTCGCCCTCGATGCGGCGAAACGGAAGGCGGAAGAGTTGGGCTACCGCGTGCTCGATCTCGGGTCGTTCGTTGAGGGGGAAACGCGACACGTGGCGACCGCGGTTGCCGGCATCGTGCGCAGCATCAAACGCGATACGGCGCCAATCCCCGCGCCCGCGTGTGTGCTGCTCGGAGGAGAAACGACGGTGACACTTGGCGCGCACGCGGGGAAGGGCGGGCGCAACCTCGAATTCGTGGCCGCGCTGGTGGCGAAACTCGGTGCCGAGATGGAAGGTGTGACCGTGCTGAGCGGCGGAACCGATGGTGAGGACGGCCCCACCGACGCGGCCGGTGCGGTCGCGGATTCGGCCACCCTCGCCGCGCTCGCGGAACAAAAAATCACGGCGGACGACTTTGTCCAGCGACACGATGCGTATCATTTGTTCGAGCGCGTCGGCGGTTTGATCCGCAGCGGGCTAACGGGAACCAACGTGATGGACGTGCGCGTCATTTTGGTGCGGTGA
- a CDS encoding sugar O-acetyltransferase, which yields MGTEREKMLAGELYDPLDAELARLRVRARDLLADLNATREADEAVRRRVLRELLGSGGDTVWLQPPFYCDYGSNIHLGEKVFFNFNCVLLDVCEIRIGARTLVGPAVQIYAATHPLDAELRKTREFGKPITIGSDVWIGGGAIICPGATIGDRTVIGAGSVVTGHIPAGVIAVGNPCRVVREIS from the coding sequence ATGGGCACCGAACGTGAGAAAATGCTCGCGGGCGAACTGTACGACCCGCTCGACGCGGAACTCGCGCGCCTCCGCGTGCGCGCCCGCGATTTACTCGCGGACCTGAACGCGACCCGCGAGGCAGACGAGGCCGTGCGCCGGCGCGTGCTCCGCGAGTTGCTCGGATCGGGCGGCGACACGGTCTGGCTCCAGCCGCCGTTCTACTGCGATTACGGCAGCAACATCCACCTCGGCGAGAAGGTCTTCTTCAACTTCAATTGCGTGCTCTTGGATGTGTGCGAGATCCGTATCGGCGCTCGCACGCTGGTCGGCCCCGCGGTCCAAATCTACGCGGCCACGCACCCGCTCGATGCGGAACTGCGAAAGACCCGCGAGTTCGGCAAACCGATCACGATCGGTTCGGACGTGTGGATTGGAGGTGGGGCGATCATCTGCCCGGGCGCGACCATCGGCGACCGCACGGTCATCGGTGCCGGTAGCGTGGTGACGGGGCACATCCCCGCGGGCGTGATCGCGGTCGGGAACCCGTGTCGCGTGGTGCGGGAGATTTCGTGA
- a CDS encoding neutral/alkaline non-lysosomal ceramidase N-terminal domain-containing protein, with protein sequence MRRIAALLLALLSPSIAPAAPPEFRAGAYAMDVTPEKFPVSVNGGFSDRKANSAHDPLHARCLVLDDGSTKLAIVVVDSCVIPRELMDEAKQLAEKKTGIPATNVLVSATHTHTAPTVASVFGSEAERDYSKFLARKIAEGIEHAHKNLVPAKVAWGVGEEPNQVFNRRWKMKPGVKNLDPFGSETGRVKMNPPRASMDLLEPAGPTDPRVTVMSLRTADDKPLALFANYSLHYVGDMPALSADYFGVFADLVGQKLKAGKGFVGVLSNGTSGDVNNINFREPAPKLQPGEQSRVVADAVATAAVKALGKAEYSSRTHLQIATKEIELGVRKPTPDEIKRAVAILDKAKGRELKTAEETYAHETVQMARYPDKLKVPLQVMVIGSSAIVAIPCEVFTEIGLAIKKNSALKTTCVVSLANGYFGYLPTPAHHELGGYETWRARSSFLEVDASVKIEKAIGELLKDVLVK encoded by the coding sequence ATGCGTCGAATCGCTGCCCTACTGCTCGCACTCTTGTCTCCTTCCATCGCGCCGGCCGCGCCGCCGGAGTTTCGCGCCGGCGCCTACGCAATGGACGTCACGCCGGAGAAGTTCCCCGTTTCCGTGAACGGCGGGTTCAGTGACCGCAAGGCGAACTCCGCACACGACCCGCTCCACGCGCGCTGCCTCGTACTTGATGACGGCAGCACGAAGCTCGCCATCGTGGTCGTGGATAGCTGCGTGATCCCGCGCGAACTCATGGACGAAGCCAAGCAACTCGCCGAGAAGAAGACCGGCATCCCCGCGACAAACGTGCTCGTCTCGGCCACCCACACGCACACCGCGCCGACCGTCGCGAGCGTGTTCGGCAGCGAGGCCGAGCGGGACTACTCTAAGTTCCTCGCGCGTAAGATCGCCGAGGGCATCGAGCACGCGCACAAGAACCTTGTGCCGGCGAAAGTCGCGTGGGGCGTGGGCGAGGAACCGAATCAGGTGTTCAACCGCCGGTGGAAAATGAAACCGGGCGTGAAGAACCTCGACCCGTTCGGCAGCGAAACCGGCCGAGTGAAGATGAACCCGCCCCGCGCGAGTATGGACCTCCTCGAACCCGCGGGGCCGACCGACCCGCGCGTGACGGTCATGTCGCTGCGGACCGCCGACGACAAGCCGCTCGCACTGTTCGCGAACTACTCGCTGCACTACGTCGGCGACATGCCGGCGCTCTCCGCGGACTACTTCGGCGTGTTCGCGGACCTCGTCGGGCAAAAGCTCAAAGCCGGCAAGGGGTTCGTCGGGGTGCTCTCGAACGGCACCAGCGGCGACGTGAACAACATCAACTTCCGCGAGCCCGCGCCCAAGCTCCAGCCCGGCGAGCAATCGCGCGTCGTCGCGGACGCCGTTGCTACCGCCGCGGTGAAGGCGCTGGGCAAAGCCGAATACAGCAGCCGCACCCACTTGCAAATCGCCACGAAGGAAATCGAACTCGGGGTCCGCAAGCCGACGCCCGACGAGATAAAGCGCGCGGTGGCGATTCTGGACAAGGCGAAGGGGCGCGAGTTGAAGACCGCCGAGGAAACCTACGCCCACGAGACGGTGCAGATGGCACGGTACCCCGACAAACTGAAGGTTCCGCTCCAAGTCATGGTGATCGGCAGTTCCGCAATCGTCGCGATCCCGTGCGAGGTGTTCACCGAGATCGGTCTGGCTATCAAAAAGAACAGCGCGCTCAAAACGACCTGCGTCGTGTCCCTGGCGAACGGCTACTTCGGCTACTTGCCCACGCCCGCCCACCACGAACTCGGCGGCTACGAAACCTGGCGTGCCCGCTCGAGTTTCCTGGAAGTCGATGCGTCCGTGAAGATCGAGAAAGCGATCGGCGAGTTGTTGAAGGACGTACTGGTGAAGTGA